The genomic DNA CGGTTCGCCTCGATGGGTATCGACTCCTACAATTTCCTCGCGGCCTTGACCTGCGTGTTGGCGCAACGGCTGATCCGGGTGATTTGCCCGGACTGTCGGCATCAGGTTCCGCTCGATCAGGCGCTGGCCGAGGAATCCGGCCTCGATTATGACGAATTCAAAGGCGCACCGTTTTATGAAGGAAAAGGCTGTTCGGAGTGCCACGACACCGGCTATCGAGGACGAAAGTGTATTACCGAGTTCCTGGATCTGACCGATGAAATCAAGGAAATGATTCTGGCGGATCGGGCACTTTCGGAGATTCGGTATCGTGCGGTAACCGACGGTATGATTACGCTGCGTCAGTCGGCAGTGAAGAAGGTCTTGGCCGGAGAAACGACGTTGCGTGAGATCAATCGCGTCACGTTCAGTGAAGAGCGCTAACCCATGTGGGA from Nitrospira sp. includes the following:
- the tadA gene encoding Flp pilus assembly complex ATPase component TadA, producing the protein DKIMVGEIRDAETAQIAIQSALTGHLVLTTVHANNVFDVIGRFASMGIDSYNFLAALTCVLAQRLIRVICPDCRHQVPLDQALAEESGLDYDEFKGAPFYEGKGCSECHDTGYRGRKCITEFLDLTDEIKEMILADRALSEIRYRAVTDGMITLRQSAVKKVLAGETTLREINRVTFSEER